A single window of Macaca mulatta isolate MMU2019108-1 chromosome 9, T2T-MMU8v2.0, whole genome shotgun sequence DNA harbors:
- the LOC697912 gene encoding ribosome biogenesis protein BMS1 homolog isoform X1, whose protein sequence is MSWQTGIGDFAMSDISFLPDPCALPEQRKKCCLNKKEQLVYAPLSGVGRVLYDKDAVCVDLGAAMVFRHRTRWSPPMSWSRVSSPPTPPLMPRWLQVG, encoded by the exons ATGTCCTGGCAGACAG GGATAGGAGATTTTGCCATGAGTGACATCAGTTTCCTCCCAGACCCTTGTGCTCTTCCTGAACAACGAAAGAAGTGCTGTTTAAATAAGAAGGAGCAGCTGGTTTATGCGCCTCTTTCTGGAGTTGGGCGTGTGCTGTATGACAAAGACGCTGTCTGTGTTGACCTTGGTGCAGCCATGGTTTTCAGGCATCG GACGAGGTGGAGCCCACCCATGAGCTGGTCCAGAGTCTCATCTCCACCCACTCCACCATTGATGCCAAGGTGGCTTCAAGTCGGGTGA
- the LOC697912 gene encoding ribosome biogenesis protein BMS1 homolog isoform X2, with product MSWQTGIGDFAMSDISFLPDPCALPEQRKKCCLNKKEQLVYAPLSGVGRVLYDKDAVCVDLGAAMVFRHRRVLSSMAP from the exons ATGTCCTGGCAGACAG GGATAGGAGATTTTGCCATGAGTGACATCAGTTTCCTCCCAGACCCTTGTGCTCTTCCTGAACAACGAAAGAAGTGCTGTTTAAATAAGAAGGAGCAGCTGGTTTATGCGCCTCTTTCTGGAGTTGGGCGTGTGCTGTATGACAAAGACGCTGTCTGTGTTGACCTTGGTGCAGCCATGGTTTTCAGGCATCG AAGAGTCCTGTCCTCCATGGCTCCTTGA
- the GLUD1 gene encoding glutamate dehydrogenase 1, mitochondrial: MCHLGVLKLVLRSIPRTIPVCIRTILASWNELRSVPSSSVFGKAFERSVFTLLCECPGIDVPAPDMSTGEREMSWIADTYASTIGHYGFGNVGQHSMRYLHRFGAKCIAVGESDGSIWNPDGIDPKELEDFKLQHGSILGFPKAKPYEGNILEADCDILIPAASEKQLTKSNAPRVKAKALVHICTSLALSGGDLTVLLSFLYVPDSLADHC, from the exons ATGTGCCATTTGGGGGTGCTAAAGCTGGTGTTAAGATCAATCCCAAGAACTATACC TGTTTGTATCAGGACAATTCTAGCCTCATGGAATGAGTTGAGGagtgttccttcctcttctgtttttggAAAAGCTTTTGAAAGGTCAGTGTTCACTCTCTTGTGTGAGT GTCCTGGCATTGATGTGCCTGCCCCAGACATGAGCACAGGTGAGCGGGAGATGTCCTGGATCGCTGATACCTATGCCAGCACCATAGGGCACTAT GGATTTGGTAACGTGGGCCAACACTCTATGAGATATTTACATCGTTTTGGTGCTAAATGTATTGCTGTTGGTGAGTCTGATGGGAGTATATGGAATCCAGATGGTATTGACCCAAAGGAACTGGAAGACTTCAAATTg CAACATGGGTCCATTCTGGGCTTCCCCAAGGCAAAGCCCTATGAAGGAAACATCTTGGAGGCCGACTGTGACATACTGATCCCAGCTGCCAGTGAGAAGCAGTTGACCAAATCCAACGCacccagagtcaaagccaag GCCCTTGTTCATATATGCACATCTCTTGCCCTCAGTGGAGGGGATTTGACGGTGTTGTTGTCATTTCTCTATGTTCCTGACTCTCTTGCGGATCATTGCTGA